CCAATAATAATAGTCATCAGAAACCAAATAATCTATAACAGGCACACCCATCATATAGATTTTGATATGAAAAGTTTCCACCACATGTGTTCGCAATACATTACTGAATGTTCCGGTTGGCAACATTAATGTTCCTTGCTGATCTGCATTCATGGATAGGCTACCACTTTCTAAGGTACATGAATCTTCGCCAAGGCCAAAAGGTGCATACCTTCCGTTATAGGTAGAACTGAATGCTTGTCCGGCTGTTATCGGAAAATGAAATTCTGTTGCAAAAGTACCATTGGTGTAAACACCATAGTTGCTGCTGCTGCTATACCATCCGATACGGTTAATGTCGTTAGCAGTGTTCTGGTAATAAAAATATCCGGGTGCGCCACTTTCTCCACGAGCAATTGTTGCTGTAGGAAAAGAATCCACACCATTACCTGTTATTGTTGCAGGATCATGATAGGTAAAACTATAGTTTGTACCGGCATTCATCAGCAAAGAATTGTCCCAGAGTACATTTGTAACCGGGCCGGTTCCGTTTTGGTTGAATCCAAATGTATTGGCATCAACATAGTTAATGGTATCGCCAACGGCAGGAAGCTGATGTGTAGCTGAAATGGTTATCAACTGGGCTTGGCTATTTATAGCGGCAGCTAAAAATACAGAAGCAATTAGAGTAGAGATTTTATTCATCATCAATTTTTATATGGCAATAATAAAAAAAGATTTTAAACCATAAAAACTTCCTGAGGGTTTTGAAGCGTCTTTTCCTACAGGTTTTCTGATTCATGTCATTTTTTCATTCCATTCCTTTGGCCATCTTGCAACGTTTTTTAAAAGCTATTTAAATGGTAGAGTTAATGTCGCCTGCAGGGTCGTTTGAGTCGCTGCAAGCAGCTATACAAGGCGGTGCCGATGCAGTATATTTTGGTATAGAACAACTGAACATGCGTGCACGTGCAGCAAATAATTTTACACTCGGTGACCTTGCTGAAATTAAAAAAATATGCAGTGCAAAAAATGTTAAAACCTATCTTACATTAAACACAGTAATGTATGATCACGACATTATGCTGATGAAAAAAATTATTGATGCAGCCAAGAAAAATAACATTGATGCAGTTATAGCATCGGACCATGCCGCTTTGATGCATGCCAGAAAAATTGGTATTCCGGTACACATTTCAACTCAGGCCAATGTCAGCAATATTGAAAGTGTACGCTTTTTTGCAGATTATGCAGACACTATTGTTTTGGCCCGCGAACTAACATTGAATCAGGTTGCCGATGTTGTGAAACAAATTAAACGTCAAAAAATAAAAGGGCCTTCGGGCGAACTGATAAAAATAGAAGTATTTGCACATGGTGCTTTATGTATGGCCGTTTCCGGAAAATGTTATATCAGTCTTCACTCTCATAATGCCTCGGCAAACCGTGGTGCATGTATTCAAAATTGCAGAAGAGAATATATTGTGAAAGATAAAGAGGGAGAATTTGAACTTGAAATTGACAATGAATATATCATGTCGTCAAAAGATTTATGCACTATTGATTTCCTTGACAAACTCATTGAAACGGGTATAAGTATTTTGAAAATTGAAGGCAGAGGTCGTGCTGCCGATTATGTTTATACAACCACAAAATGCTATAAAGAAGCCATTACAGCATGTAACGAAGGAAGCTATACAAAGGATAAAATAACAAGATGGAAAAATGAGCTGGCAACAGTTTTTAATCGTGGTTTTTGGGGAGGCTACTTTCTCGGAAAAACAATGGGTGAATGGAGTAATACAGGAGGTTCGCAGGCAACAACTAAAAAAATTTATATCGGCAAAGGGGTTAAATATTTTCCAAAAAGTAAGGTAGGAGAGTTTAAACTGGAATCGGGAACTCTTTCCGTTGACACTGATATTATGATTACCGGTTCAACAACGGGAATTATTCTAACCAAGGTGCAGGAACTGCGAATGGATGATTTGCCGGTCACAACCGTAAAAAAAGGCGATGTATTTTCAATGCCAATAGCTGAAAAAATAAAACCTTCTGATAAATTATATAAAATCATTAATGATTGAAATAGTACAATACAGGAGCAGATGTATTGGATGCAATGCCTGTGTTGAAGCTTCGGCAACACGCTGGCGTATGTCGCGCAAAGATGGAAAATGTACATTGGTTGGTGGAAAAAATAATAAAGGTATCTACATCGCTATAGTAAATGATGATGAATATGAACAAGCATTACAGGCAGCAAAAAACTGCCCTGTAAACATTATTAAAGTAAAAAAGAAATAAATGGATTCGTTTATAGAAAACTTTATTGTTTCACAGAAGAATATGACACTGTGCACTTCGGTTAACAACATACCTGAATGTGCAAGTTGTTTCTATACGTTCATGCCGGAGGGTGCATATTTGATTTTTAAATCGAAAAACACTACAGGTCATGTTTGTCGTGCACTTGCAAATAATAAAGTGGCCGGTACAATTTTGCCGGACATAAGTAAAATTGGAAACATCAGGGGCATACAGTTTTCAGGAGTTTTTCTGGAGCCACAGGAAGACTTATTGGAGAAAGCGAAGAAAATATATTACAGCAAATTTCCTTTGGCATTAGGAATATCGGGCGAATTGTGGCTGATAAAATTAACCTACATCAAAATGACCGACAATACTCTTGGTTTTGGAAAAAAGCTGATATGGGAAAATAGTTACTGATTTAAAAAATCAATTATACAGCTTCGGCACTTTCATAGGAAGCAACATCCGGACAAGTACAAACTAAATTCCTATCGCCATAGGCATTATCAACCCTCTTAACAGATGGCCAGAATTTATTTCCATCAACCCATGGTGCCGGGAAGGCGGCCTGCTGCCGTGAGTAGGAATGTTTCCATTCATCAGCAGTTACTTCTTTAGCGGTATGCGGTGCATTCACCAACATGTTATCATCTTTGGGATATTCGCCATTCATTACTTCCATAATCTCCTGTCTGATGGCAATCATGGCATCACAGAAACGATCTATTTCTTCCAGAGATTCACTCTCTGTTGGTTCAACCATTAGCGTTCCTGCCACAGGAAAAGCTACTGTAGGTGCATGAAATCCGTAATCCATTAATCTTTTTGCAATGTCTGTTACGTCCACATCTACCACGGCTTTAAATGCACGACAATCCAAAATCATTTCATGTGCACAGAAACCATTTTTGCCTTTATATAAAACAGGATAATGTTTTTCTAATCGTGCTTTTATATAGTTGGCATTGAGCATAGCTATTTCTGTTGCACGTTGTACACCTGTCTTACCTAGCATTTTTATATATCCATAACTAATCAACAATATTAATGCACTGCCCCAAGGAGCTGCGGCAACGGCATTTACGCCCTTGCGTCCACCGGTAGGCACAACAGTATGCGAAGGCAAAAATGGTGCAAGATGTTCTGCAACACCAATAGGTCCCATTCCGGGGCCACCTCCACCATGTGGTATGGCAAATGTTTTATGTAAGTTAAGATGGCAAACATCTGCACCTATCAATGCAGGGCATGTTAAACCTACCTGTGCATTCATGTTGGCACCGTCCATATAAACCTGTCCGCCATTGGCATGTATTGCTGAGGTAATTTGTTTAATATTTTCCTCATATACACCATGTGTGGATGGGTAAGTAACCATCAGACAGGATAAATTTTCCTGGTGTTGTTCTGCTTTCAGTCTCAAATCGCTAAGGTCAATATTTCCATCATCATCACATTTAACAACAACAACTTTTAATCCGGCAAGTACAGCACTGGCAGGGTTGGTGCCATGTGCAGACTGTGGTATCAATACTACATTACGATGATTCTGCCCTCTGTCGCTATGATATTTCTGAATAACAACCAACCCGGCATATTCTCCTTGCGCACCACTGTTTGGTTGCAACGACACTGCTGCAAAACCTGTAATCTCTTTAAGAAAATTTTCAAGTTCAGTAATAATATGTGCATAACCCTGTGCCTGCTCAACCGGTGCAAAAGGATGCATGTTGGCAAACTCCGGCCAGCTTAGTGGCTCCATTTCACTGGTAGCATTCAGTTTCATGGTGCAAGAACCTAATGAAATCATTGAATGATTCAATGCAAGATCTTTATTCTCGAGACGCTTGATGTAGCGTAGCATCTCTGTTTCGCTATGGTGTGTATTAAATACTGCATGGTTCAGAAATGCCGAACTGCGTAATAGCGCAGCAGGTATGGCACTACCATTCTGACTAACAGCAGAAATTGATTTTTTACCAATGCTGGCAGCAAACACACGCAATATGTCTTTCAAATCTTCGTCAGAAGTTGTTTCATCAATACTTACACCAACTGAATTTCCATTGTAACGAAAATTTATAAGATTGGCTTCAGCCATATCACGAACACTATCTGCATCTTCCACCTCAATAGTCAATGTATCGAACCAGGTATTATTAATTAATTTGAAGCCGGCCTTCTTAAGGCTTTCGGCTAAGGCTGTGGTACGTTTGTGGACAGTTGATGCAATAGCCTTTAAACCTTGCTGTCCATGATATACAGCATACATTGATGCCATCACCGCTAACAGCACTTGTGCAGTACAAATATTACTCGATGCTTTATCACGTCTGATGTGTTGCTCGCGGGTTTGCAATGCCATTCGCAAGGCAGGGCTGCCGGCAGTATCAACACTCATTCCTATAATTCTTCCCGGAATGTTGCGTTTATAGCTATCATGTGTTGCAAAATACGCAGCATGAGGGCCACCATAACCCATAGGTACACCAAACCTTTGTGTAGAGCCAACTACACAGTCAGCACCCCACTCACCGGGTGGTGTTAACAATACTAAGCTTAATATATCTGCTGCCACACAAACACGCACCTCATGACGATGACACATGTTAACAATGTTTTTATAGTCCAACACATTACCAACTGCATCAGGATATTGAAGTAATGCACCAAAGAAACTGTCATCAGGCGAAAACAATTGTTCATCGCCAACAACCAATTCAATACCCAAAGGTTTGCTGCGTGTATGTAACACATCAATTGTTTGTGGAAAGCAATTTTCAGAAACAAAAAATTTAACTACATTATTTTTTTCTGCTTCCTTGGAGCGGGTATAAAAAAACATCACCATAGCTTCGGCAGCAGCAGTGGCTTCGTCTAATAAAGAGGCATTGGCTATTTCCATACCTGTTAAATCACAAACCATAGTCTGAAAATTCAACAGCGCCTCCATACGGCCTTGTGCAATCTCTGCCTGATATGGGGTGTAGGCTGTGTACCAACCCGGATTTTCAAAAATGTTTCTTTTTATTACGCCAGGCACGATGGTATTGTAATATCCCATGCCGATAAAATTTTTGAAAAGTTGATTTTCCGATGCTACTGCTTTCAACTCATTTAAATATTCAAATTCGCTCATTGCCTCCGGAAGGTTTAATGGTTTTTGCAAGCGAATCAGTTCAGGGATAATTTTAGCAATAAGTTCGTTTACGGATTTTACGCCAATGGTGGCAAGCATGTGTTTAACCTGCTTATCATCAGGGCCAATGTGCCTGTCGGCAAAAGAATAGTACATGTACTCTGGATTTTGGCGCAAAAGTAAATAATTAGAACATGAAAAAATGTGTTTTTGATTGCATTCATCATGATTTACATCAAGCTTTTACCTCTTTTTGGAACAAAAATTATTAACACATGTTGATATATCCATGTTTTTAAAACCTGGGCGTGTCACCGCCTTTGGCGCTGTCGGGCTATTTGCTCCAAGTACGCTACTGCCTGCTGCAGTATGCGGGCTTTACGCTACTATCCCTCACGCAAAATCATTTCCTAAACAAAAACTTTTCTCCTCCTATTCGATTATTTAAATAATAACACATTATCAAATTTTTAACAAATGCTATATATTACATACATTTTTTATAGTTTTGAATCAAATAACTGATATGACCTTACGTCTCTTTATAACATCCCTTATTTTTCTTTTCAGCGCTACAACATTAAGCGCACAAGACACCCTGTTACTCCTCAATGGAAAAACCAAACCCGTAAAACTATTTAACCTCAACGACCCCGACTGGGTGCGATATGTAAAACAGCAAGGTAGTTCGCGTGTCAAAAAAGTTGATATTTATAAAGTGTTTTCCATAAAAAAAGCCGATGGTACAGAGCAAGTACTTTATAAACCAGACAGCACCTCTGACGACCCTGATGTTCCGTGGGTACGAGATTTTATTGCAGGACAACAATATGGCATACTGCATAAAAGAGAGCGATTTAACAAACACAATAATCAATGGCAGCGCAGACTAAATTTTACTGAAGTAGGTGGAATAGCGGCTGGCGGTGCCGGAAGTCTTTTAACTTTTTATGGAATCCCTGTGCCAGCAATATATGCCATAGCTGTAGGGCGGCATAGTCCTGCACTACCAAATGCTCCGGATATTGCACCGGAATTAAAAAACAGCGAAGGCTTTATTTCAGGTTATCAAAAACAAAGAAGAAATCAGCGTATCAGACAAGGATTTGTTTCCGGCATGATAGGTTTTGCTGTTGGCATTGTTACTTTCACCCTAATAGCTCGGAATTGATTGTTCAGGAAGATTGCTCATAAAACTGTCTCCTATAATTTTCTCATTGCACTGGCAGCAAGTGCAGCAAGTCATTTAACTATTCTCAGAATAAATGAACAAAACAATTTAGTTCTTATTGCCATAATCTTCTTTGCTACCCTATCCATTTATAATTTTCCAAGATTACCCCTACAGAAGCCACTTACTACACGCACATGGATTTGCTTTTCATCAATTCTTGTGGCAGCATTATTAATATTTAATTATAATTTTATTTCTATCAATCTTTTTTTGACAGCTATTCTTTTTTGTCTTATTTATATGATGCCTTTTAATTACAAAGGCAAACGCATTAAAGGTATTCGCAACATTTTTCTGCTTAAAAATATTTTTCTTGCTGCCAGCTGGGCATTAATTACTGTGCTTTTGCCAATGGCTGCGCTAGGACATGAATCACCTATTATTCCTGAGGTATTTTTACTCCGTTTTATTTACGTATTCGGCATTTCTTTATTGTTTGACATCCGTGACACAGAAAGGGACAAAACACGCAATCACCTGACGCTACCTGTGGTTTTAGGAATCACCGTAACACGCTATATTGTTATTGCCTCAGCAGCATTATTTATTTTGATTCTTACTGTTCTTTATCGTCATCAACATTTTACAGAAGCAATGGCATTTGCATTTATGATTAGTGCTTTGCTGTTGGTTGTTGCAGCAATTACTGCACCGCCTGTTTCAAACTTCAGATTCTATCAGATTGGGGTTGACAGTTTGCTGATTGTACAATGGTTGTTGGTTGTAGTTGCCGTAAAATTTTATTAAATTCATTCTATACTTGCATCGTTCTAAAAATCCTGTTTTATTTTTTTTGGTAATTTAATCTTAATCATGTAGGTTTGAACTCCTCTAAATCTCAAAATCTGAAGTATGTCCAAAGGAATACATGTTAAAAAACCTCTCGATAGTTTATTAGCCGAAGCCGAAAACAGCGAAAAAGGTTTAAAAAGAACACTCACTGCCAATAGTCTGATTGCACTCGGCATTGGTGCTATTATTGGTGCAGGACTATTTGTGCGCACTGCTGCTGCTGCTGCAAACAATGCAGGACCTGCTGTTACATTAGCCTTTGTTATTGCAGGTTTGGGTTGTGCTTTTGCAGGATTGTGTTATGCAGAATTTGCCAGTATGATTCCAATTGCCGGCAGTGCCTATACCTATAGTTACACAACCATGGGCGAATTTATTGCATGGATTATTGGTTGGGATCTGGTGCTTGAATACGCACTTGGTGCAGCAACAGTGAGTATTGCATGGAGCGAATACCTGAACAAATTATTGAATTATCTGGGTATGCACATTCCTTATGAATGGTGCCACTCCCCTTTTGAACATAGTTTGGATGGCGTTTACGGCATCATGAACGTTCCTGCGCTTTTAATTTTGGTTCTTCTTTCCTTGTTATTAATCAGAGGTACTCAAGAAAGTGCTTTTGTAAATAATATTATTGTTGTTACCAAAGTTGCTATTGTTGTTCTCTTTATAGTTTTTGGCTGGCAGTTTATTAACCCGGCTAATCACACTCCATATATCCCTGCTGCAAGCACTTTTACCGACCACATGGGTGTGCCGCATCACTATGGTGGCATACTTGGAATTCTTGGTGCTGCCGGAGTAGTGTTTTTTGCATTTATTGGTTTTGATGCAGTGAGCACTGCTGCACAGGAAGCAAAAAATCCCGGACGTGATATGCCAAAAGGAATTTTAGGTTCTTTGATTATCTGTACTATTCTTTATATTCTCTTTGCTCATGTATTAACAGGTGTTGCCTCAGTAGATGATTTCAGAACACAAGGCAGAGAAGCTTCTGTAACTTATGCCATTCAAACCTATATGCACGGATATGACTGGCTGGCCAAATTAGTGACTGTTGCTATTCTTGCCGGATTTTCTTCTGTAATATTAGTTATGCTATTAGGACAATCACGTGTATTTTATTCTATGAGTAAAGATGGATTGTTACCAAAAGTATTTTCAGAACTGCATCCTGTTTACCGCACACCTTATAAATCAAATTTAATTCTATTTGTTTTTGTCGGCCTTTTTGCAGCATTTGTACCCGGTGATATTGTAGGTGATATGACAAGCATCGGAACACTGTTTGCATTTATGCTTGTTGCAGCCGGTGTAATCATTATGCGCAAAACGAATCCCGATGCTAAACGTACATTCCGAACACCGCTGGTTCCATTGGTTCCCATCTTAGGAATTATTGTTTGTGGAGCCATGATTTTTGGTTTGGGTTGGCCAAATTGGTCACGCCTATTAATGTGGCTGGCATTAGGCTTTGTTATTTATTTTGGATACAGTGCAAAGCACAGTAAGTTACGCAATCCGAAATAGAAAAACTTTGTTGAAATATATATGCACAACGACAAACCACAGCTGCACCGCTCATTAGGACTGTGGGATGCTACCATGCTGGTTGCCGGATCAATGATTGGCTCCGGAATTTTTATTGTCAGTGCCGACATGTCTCGGCATACCGGTTCTGCCGGATGGTTACTTTTTTTATGGTTGCTTAGTGGTGTTATTACGCTTATAGCTGCGCTCTGTTATGGCGAACTTGCAGGTATGATGCCACAAGCGGGTGGTCAGTTTGTCTATATCAGACGTGCATGGGGAAACTGCCTGGCATTTTTATATGGGTGGACAGTCTTTATGGTCATTCAAACAGGTGTTATAGCAGCTGTAGCTGTA
This is a stretch of genomic DNA from Bacteroidia bacterium. It encodes these proteins:
- the gcvP gene encoding aminomethyl-transferring glycine dehydrogenase, producing MYYSFADRHIGPDDKQVKHMLATIGVKSVNELIAKIIPELIRLQKPLNLPEAMSEFEYLNELKAVASENQLFKNFIGMGYYNTIVPGVIKRNIFENPGWYTAYTPYQAEIAQGRMEALLNFQTMVCDLTGMEIANASLLDEATAAAEAMVMFFYTRSKEAEKNNVVKFFVSENCFPQTIDVLHTRSKPLGIELVVGDEQLFSPDDSFFGALLQYPDAVGNVLDYKNIVNMCHRHEVRVCVAADILSLVLLTPPGEWGADCVVGSTQRFGVPMGYGGPHAAYFATHDSYKRNIPGRIIGMSVDTAGSPALRMALQTREQHIRRDKASSNICTAQVLLAVMASMYAVYHGQQGLKAIASTVHKRTTALAESLKKAGFKLINNTWFDTLTIEVEDADSVRDMAEANLINFRYNGNSVGVSIDETTSDEDLKDILRVFAASIGKKSISAVSQNGSAIPAALLRSSAFLNHAVFNTHHSETEMLRYIKRLENKDLALNHSMISLGSCTMKLNATSEMEPLSWPEFANMHPFAPVEQAQGYAHIITELENFLKEITGFAAVSLQPNSGAQGEYAGLVVIQKYHSDRGQNHRNVVLIPQSAHGTNPASAVLAGLKVVVVKCDDDGNIDLSDLRLKAEQHQENLSCLMVTYPSTHGVYEENIKQITSAIHANGGQVYMDGANMNAQVGLTCPALIGADVCHLNLHKTFAIPHGGGGPGMGPIGVAEHLAPFLPSHTVVPTGGRKGVNAVAAAPWGSALILLISYGYIKMLGKTGVQRATEIAMLNANYIKARLEKHYPVLYKGKNGFCAHEMILDCRAFKAVVDVDVTDIAKRLMDYGFHAPTVAFPVAGTLMVEPTESESLEEIDRFCDAMIAIRQEIMEVMNGEYPKDDNMLVNAPHTAKEVTADEWKHSYSRQQAAFPAPWVDGNKFWPSVKRVDNAYGDRNLVCTCPDVASYESAEAV
- a CDS encoding peptidase U32 family protein, with amino-acid sequence MVELMSPAGSFESLQAAIQGGADAVYFGIEQLNMRARAANNFTLGDLAEIKKICSAKNVKTYLTLNTVMYDHDIMLMKKIIDAAKKNNIDAVIASDHAALMHARKIGIPVHISTQANVSNIESVRFFADYADTIVLARELTLNQVADVVKQIKRQKIKGPSGELIKIEVFAHGALCMAVSGKCYISLHSHNASANRGACIQNCRREYIVKDKEGEFELEIDNEYIMSSKDLCTIDFLDKLIETGISILKIEGRGRAADYVYTTTKCYKEAITACNEGSYTKDKITRWKNELATVFNRGFWGGYFLGKTMGEWSNTGGSQATTKKIYIGKGVKYFPKSKVGEFKLESGTLSVDTDIMITGSTTGIILTKVQELRMDDLPVTTVKKGDVFSMPIAEKIKPSDKLYKIIND
- a CDS encoding amino acid permease, translating into MSKGIHVKKPLDSLLAEAENSEKGLKRTLTANSLIALGIGAIIGAGLFVRTAAAAANNAGPAVTLAFVIAGLGCAFAGLCYAEFASMIPIAGSAYTYSYTTMGEFIAWIIGWDLVLEYALGAATVSIAWSEYLNKLLNYLGMHIPYEWCHSPFEHSLDGVYGIMNVPALLILVLLSLLLIRGTQESAFVNNIIVVTKVAIVVLFIVFGWQFINPANHTPYIPAASTFTDHMGVPHHYGGILGILGAAGVVFFAFIGFDAVSTAAQEAKNPGRDMPKGILGSLIICTILYILFAHVLTGVASVDDFRTQGREASVTYAIQTYMHGYDWLAKLVTVAILAGFSSVILVMLLGQSRVFYSMSKDGLLPKVFSELHPVYRTPYKSNLILFVFVGLFAAFVPGDIVGDMTSIGTLFAFMLVAAGVIIMRKTNPDAKRTFRTPLVPLVPILGIIVCGAMIFGLGWPNWSRLLMWLALGFVIYFGYSAKHSKLRNPK
- a CDS encoding UbiA family prenyltransferase — encoded protein: MFRKIAHKTVSYNFLIALAASAASHLTILRINEQNNLVLIAIIFFATLSIYNFPRLPLQKPLTTRTWICFSSILVAALLIFNYNFISINLFLTAILFCLIYMMPFNYKGKRIKGIRNIFLLKNIFLAASWALITVLLPMAALGHESPIIPEVFLLRFIYVFGISLLFDIRDTERDKTRNHLTLPVVLGITVTRYIVIASAALFILILTVLYRHQHFTEAMAFAFMISALLLVVAAITAPPVSNFRFYQIGVDSLLIVQWLLVVVAVKFY
- a CDS encoding T9SS type A sorting domain-containing protein, with protein sequence MMNKISTLIASVFLAAAINSQAQLITISATHQLPAVGDTINYVDANTFGFNQNGTGPVTNVLWDNSLLMNAGTNYSFTYHDPATITGNGVDSFPTATIARGESGAPGYFYYQNTANDINRIGWYSSSSNYGVYTNGTFATEFHFPITAGQAFSSTYNGRYAPFGLGEDSCTLESGSLSMNADQQGTLMLPTGTFSNVLRTHVVETFHIKIYMMGVPVIDYLVSDDYYYWFHDTIKQPILVYGITTVDGTAQTPVLRYQPISGTTGLSQVATQSKITIVPNPSSGKFLLSNIGSTNALLEVVNTLGQKVNFQQKNKGQSLEVDLSNLTKGVYFIKVTDGRTSSTHKVIVEF
- a CDS encoding ferredoxin; translated protein: MIEIVQYRSRCIGCNACVEASATRWRMSRKDGKCTLVGGKNNKGIYIAIVNDDEYEQALQAAKNCPVNIIKVKKK